The genome window TTCTTCATCTCGAGCCGGTCGGGGTTGTTCCGACGGTTCTTCTTGGTGATGTAGTTCCGCTCCTTGCACTCCGTGCAGGCGAGAGTGATCTTGGGGCGGACGTCCGCGCTCTTGCTGGCCATGTTCGTGTCACCTCTCGCGCCCCGCGGGGGCTGCGTTTCTTCTCCTGGCGCGCGCCGGCCGACGCGCGCTGCTGCGACGGATCTTCGCCGGACGTGGTAGCGGGAGCGGGATTCGAACCCGCGACACCACGATTATGAGCCGTGTGCTCTAACCACCTGAGCTATCCCGCCACAGCGGTCATGTCCCGGGCCGACCGTCTGAGGACGACCGGCCCGTGACACACCACAGAGCCCCGAAAGGGAATCGAACCCTTGACCTTCTCCTTACCATGGAGACGCTCTGCCGACTGAGCTATCGGGGCAGCGCGGACCAGAGTACACGCGCAGCGGGGTGCCCGTGAAATCGTCTCCGCAGAGCCCCCTCGAGCCCGCGGCCGGGCCCGCCGGTACGGCTCCTGGAGCACCCTGCCGAAGCGTTTCAGTTCGTCGCGGGCGGCCGCCTCGCGTGCCACGATCCGGCGCATGCGCACCCCCCGTCACCGTCGCGTCCGCACGGCCGCCGCCGTCCTGTCCGTCGCCGCCCTGCTCACCGTCGCCGCCTGCAGCGGCGACGACGGCGTCGACCCCTCCACCGCCGAGTGGCCGGAGGCGATCACGCCCGCGGACGCCGACGGCGAGTTCTTCGTCGTGTGGACCGCCATCGCCGAGAAC of Cellulomonas dongxiuzhuiae contains these proteins:
- the rpmG gene encoding 50S ribosomal protein L33 codes for the protein MASKSADVRPKITLACTECKERNYITKKNRRNNPDRLEMKKYCPRDNKHTVHRETR